Proteins from a genomic interval of Lysobacter stagni:
- the yihA gene encoding ribosome biogenesis GTP-binding protein YihA/YsxC, with amino-acid sequence MANPFVRARYLLSAHTHRQLPPDGGFEVAFAGRSNAGKSSALNALCQQNALARVSKTPGRTQQLVFFDVTPPVPPEAEPLPTRFLVDLPGYGYAKVPQDLQAHWQAFIDQYFRTREALKGLVVVMDIRHPLRDYDRQMLGYAVERGLPAHALLTKADKFGRGQQSQALMGVKRDLFSAFGDTVSAQTFSGESKQGVDELRAVVAGWLDLPA; translated from the coding sequence ATGGCCAATCCCTTCGTACGCGCCCGCTACCTGCTCTCGGCGCACACCCACCGACAGCTTCCGCCCGACGGCGGATTCGAGGTCGCGTTCGCCGGGCGCTCCAACGCCGGCAAGTCCAGCGCGCTGAACGCGCTGTGCCAGCAGAACGCCCTGGCCCGCGTCTCCAAGACGCCGGGTCGGACCCAGCAGCTGGTCTTCTTCGACGTGACCCCGCCGGTTCCGCCCGAGGCCGAGCCGCTGCCGACCCGCTTCCTCGTCGACCTGCCGGGCTATGGCTACGCCAAGGTGCCGCAGGACCTGCAGGCCCACTGGCAGGCGTTCATCGACCAGTACTTCCGCACCCGCGAGGCCCTCAAGGGCCTGGTCGTGGTGATGGACATCCGCCATCCCCTCCGGGACTACGACCGCCAGATGCTGGGCTACGCCGTCGAACGCGGCCTCCCGGCGCACGCGCTGCTGACCAAGGCCGACAAGTTCGGGCGCGGCCAGCAATCGCAGGCGCTGATGGGCGTGAAGCGGGACCTGTTCAGCGCTTTCGGCGACACCGTCAGCGCGCAGACGTTCTCGGGCGAGTCGAAGCAGGGCGTGGACGAACTGCGCGCGGTCGTGGCCGGCTGGCTGGATCTTCCCGCGTAA